Proteins encoded in a region of the Plasmodium berghei ANKA genome assembly, chromosome: 1 genome:
- a CDS encoding cytoplasmic tRNA 2-thiolation protein 1, putative, which yields MLCEQCNKNNVCILKPSNKEKLCKYCFLESFEDEVHTTILKKKMFEDNDKICIAVSGGKDSSVLTHVLVNIKKKYNYNWNLFLLAIDEGIKGYRDDSLKVVYKLEKLYNLPLSVLKFQDIFSYTMDDVVSYIGKKNNCTVCGVFRRQAMEKGALLFNATKLVTGHNADDLAETILMNMCRGDIDKLAKNINDFMQKKKNNNSSLTNYSENSNTNVFSNSNNVLDKNEVGSSSCVCKEKISIQSNKEMEKKNKCNDDIAKISNDNTKYENKGDGFIPRLKPLMWSYEKEIVLYAYHLKLDFFSTECTYSPNSFRGNLRSFIKDLEIINPQIILNIIHSSEFFYFNTNIKKKLNTCIKCGAYTSNVVCKACLIVDGLNNYTDNSFLYANKKKKNNKKKISIEYEIEK from the coding sequence atgttatgcGAACagtgtaataaaaataatgtttgTATTCTAAAACCCTCGAATAAGGAAAAATTATGCAAATACTGTTTTTTAGAAAGCTTTGAAGATGAAGTACATACAactattttgaaaaaaaaaatgtttgaAGACAATGACAAAATTTGTATTGCTGTGTCAGGTGGAAAAGACTCTAGCGTATTAACACATGTACTagttaatataaaaaaaaaatataattataattggaatttatttttattagctATTGATGAAGGAATTAAGGGTTATCGTGATGATTCATTAAAAGTTGTTtataaattagaaaaattgtataatttaCCATTATCAGTTTTAAAATTTCaagatattttttcttatactATGGATGATGTTGTAAGTTAtataggaaaaaaaaataattgtacTGTGTGCGGAGTTTTTAGAAGGCAAGCTATGGAAAAAGGagctttattatttaatgcCACAAAATTAGTAACAGGTCATAATGCAGATGATTTAGCAGAAACGATTTTAATGAACATGTGCAGGGGAGATATTGATAAGCTagctaaaaatataaatgattttatgcaaaaaaaaaaaaataataatagctCACTGACTAACTATTCAGAAAATAGTAACACAAATGTATTTTCAAATAGTAACAATGTTTTGGATAAAAATGAAGTTGGAAGTTCATCTTGTGTGTGCAAAGAGAAAATCAGTATACAAAGTAATAaagaaatggaaaaaaaaaataaatgcaaTGATGATATAGCCAAAATTAGTAATGATAATACAAAGTACGAAAATAAAGGTGATGGCTTTATTCCACGATTAAAACCATTAATGTGGTcatatgaaaaagaaatagtTTTATATGCTTATCATTTGAAACTTGATTTTTTTAGCACTGAATGTACATATTCTCCGAACTCTTTTCGTGGGAATTTAAGAAGTTTCATTAAAGATTTAGAAATTATTAATccacaaattattttaaatataattcactcatctgaatttttttattttaatacaaacataaaaaaaaaacttaatACTTGTATAAAATGTGGGGCTTATACATCAAATGTAGTATGTAAAGCTTGTCTAATAGTTGATggattaaataattatacagATAACTCTTTTCTATAtgcaaacaaaaaaaaaaaaaataacaaaaaaaaaatatccatagaatatgaaatagaaaaatga
- a CDS encoding 6-cysteine protein, whose translation MMSIYFWVAIHIFSSFWMIQNIEICDFSRGSLDVALMNNKILIDNNLKEENYNDNNIKHCVIFTKGLEIFTFICPKGNNNDNYKGVEIRPEQCFEKVRINGKEENLKDILKGVVIEKKETDTEIIRKALIPPTIYQDMSFECSCDNSLTIKDNYIGARGIMKVHLKKNIIFGCDFNYDSNEPKLSNGKSAFAQFYDKQVVDSNKNIICNTQVNNKEVYLGLVCPEGYGMYPENCFENVLFEKKVINITELIKHDVKLHIEKNKNISFASFILNPNENPKSFSCHCIKNNDNSFPLIANITFSNYESYSFNFHVTYLILIFILLISYI comes from the coding sequence atgatgagcatatatttttgggTAGctatacacattttttcCAGCTTTTGGATGatacaaaatatagaaatatgTGATTTTTCAAGGGGCTCTCTAGACGTGGCACTTATgaataacaaaattttgattgataataatttgaaggaagaaaattataatgataataatataaaacattgcgtaatttttacaaagggacttgaaatatttacatttatatgtccaaaaggaaataataatgataattataaagGTGTAGAAATTCGGCCTGAACAATGTTTTGAAAAAGTTCGAATAAATggaaaagaagaaaatttaaaagacATTTTAAAAGGTGTtgtaatagaaaaaaaagaaacagatacagaaataataagaaaAGCATTAATTCCACCAACTATATATCAAGATATGTCTTTTGAATGTTCTTGTGATAATAGTTTAACTATTAAAGATAATTATATAGGGGCAAGAGGAATTATGAAAgtacatttaaaaaaaaatataatttttggaTGTGACTTTAATTATGATAGTAATGAACCTAAATTGTCCAATGGAAAAAGTGCATTTGCACAGTTTTATGATAAACAAGTTGTAGATTCAAAtaagaatattatttgtaataCACAAGTCAATAATAAAGAAGTATATCTTGGATTAGTATGCCCAGAAGGATATGGAATGTACCCAGAAAATTGTTTTGAGaatgtattatttgaaaaaaaggTTATAAACATTACTGAATTAATTAAACATGATGTTAAATTgcatattgaaaaaaataaaaatatatcttttgcatcatttatattaaatccAAATGAGAATCCCAAAAGTTTTTCATGTCATtgcattaaaaataatgataattcTTTTCCCCTTATTGCAAATATTACTTTTTCCAATTATGAATCttattcttttaatttccATGTAACTTATTTAATTCTTATTTTCATTCTTTtgatatcatatatatag
- a CDS encoding 50S ribosomal protein L18, apicoplast, putative, translated as MRISVLLVPIFLYFICVIKCFTIHKKPSLHKSFLINLSLKTKKQNTETDTRVRAKHKDRKRVKNEILQQLIDEHVGNKHVEKVEDTNREVRNNLDIDKEILQGKRIPRMRIKKTNNHIYASIIDDYKKHILCFTCSRDPNLASILGTYINKKTNRVINDGKSIKSAWEIGKIIGKKALNKGIYRVKFDRGIYKYKDKIEALAEGARAIGLIL; from the exons ATGCGTATTTCAGTTTTGCTAGTTCCtatattcttatattttatttgtgtaataaaatgtttCACAATTCATAAAAAACCATCATTACACAAAAgctttttaattaatttgtccttaaaaacaaaaaaacagAATACAGAAACAGATACACGAGTACGCGCTAAACATAAGGATCGCAAACGagtaaaaaat GAAATATTGCAACAATTAATAGATGAACATGTTGGAAATAAACATGTCGAAAAAGTTGAAGATACAAACAGAGAAGTAAGAAATAACTTAGATAttgataaagaaatattacaAGGAAAAAGAATACCGAGAATGCGaataaaaaagacaaataatcatatatatgcatcTATTATAGatgattataaaaaacatatattatgcTTTACTTGCTCTAGAGATCCTAATTTAGCAAGTATACTAGGAACTTATATTAATAAGAAAACAAATAGAGTAATAAATGATGgaaaaagtataaaatcAGCATGGGAAATTGGAAAAATTATTGGAAAAAAAGCATTAAATAAAGGAATATATCGAGTAAAGTTTGATCGaggaatatataaatataaagataaaattgAAGCCTTAGCTGAGGGGGCGAGAGCCATTGGTCTTATTTTATAG
- a CDS encoding nucleolar GTP-binding protein 1, putative, with protein sequence MKEINLYRFKDIKPVVSAKELIDVVLSRTQRKTPTEIHKGFKITRIRNFYMRKVKMCQELFKDKLQTIINDFPKLDDIHPFYSDLANILYDRDHYKLALGQCSYASKLVVKICHDYIKLLKFSSSLYKCKMLKISALGRMCKLIKKLQPSLLYLEEVRQNLSRLPSINPHKKTILLSGAPNVGKSSFINYVSRANVEVQPYSFTTKSLYVGHFDYNLNRYQIIDTPGLLDRSLENRNTIEMTTITALAHINGVILFIIDISEECGMTIKEQINLLYSIKSLFSNKSIVIGLNKIDKGSLDNVSIENKLLIKKIVDDIKKTVKFCSFSTLTGVGVEEAKIAACELLKLDQCSNILLDEQNIINKKLAANRAVVNRTPFIPESVIIEKKKKKLEQGVNPEIQGKISDNTLTDEQNNNAPITMREMKFKKKNKSRQSYLSNRTDDRKLEIDLQNENGGAGVYSVDIRKNYSIDEEYKYDVIPEIYNGKNISDFIDINIEQKLLELEKEEEMMFDNDVQIDPLWFKTKKVLEKMAMKLKELKLNAKLNEEKQPIYHKRNKTVEEIEKKLDELNIDKKKVLKSMTEKSRKSTIKSIKKDKVKKFISKRKQIKDDIYNDPTQKSKIYLSTSTELQRKKAYKLNKVAYRKIEKGTKGEADRSIPSKKPRHLFSGKRPIGKTSRR encoded by the coding sequence ATGAAAGAAATCAACTTATACAGATTCAAAGATATCAAACCGGTGGTAAGTGCAAAGGAATTGATTGATGTTGTTTTATCAAGAACACAAAGGAAAACCCCAACAGAAATACATAAGGGGTTTAAAATCACAAGAATAagaaatttttatatgagaAAAGTTAAAATGTGCCaagaattatttaaagaTAAGTTacaaacaataataaatgatttCCCAAAATTAGATGATATACATCCATTTTATTCTGATTTagcaaatatattatatgatcGCGATCATTATAAATTAGCGTTAGGACAATGTAGTTATGCAAGTAAATTAgttgtaaaaatatgccATGATTATATTAAACTATTAAAATTCAGTTcttctttatataaatgtaaaatgCTTAAAATTAGTGCATTAGGAAGAATGTGTaaacttataaaaaaattacagcCTAGtctattatatttagaaGAAGTTCGACAAAATTTATCTCGGCTTCCCTCAATAAATCCtcataaaaaaactattttattatctgGGGCTCCAAATGTTGGAAAATCatcttttattaattatgtATCTAGAGCCAATGTTGAAGTACAACCATATTCTTTTACTACAAAAAGTTTATATGTAGGTCATTTtgattataatttaaatagaTATCAAATTATAGATACACCAGGTTTATTAGATAGGTCTTTAGAAAATCGTAATACTATAGAAATGACAACTATAACAGCATTAGCTCATATTAATGGTgttatattgtttattataGATATTAGTGAAGAATGTGGAATGACAATAAAagaacaaataaatttgcTTTATTCTATTAAATCgcttttttcaaataaatcaatTGTTATTGggttaaataaaattgataaagGAAGTTTAGACAATGTTtcaattgaaaataaattgttaattaaaaaaatagttgatgatataaaaaaaacagtaAAGTTTTGTTCTTTTAGTACATTAACTGGAGTAGGTGTTGAAGAAGCTAAAATAGCAGCTTGTGAGTTATTAAAGTTGGATCAATGCTCAAATATTCTTTTAgatgaacaaaatattatcaataaAAAGCTAGCTGCCAATAGGGCTGTTGTTAATAGGACGCCCTTTATACCTGAATCAGTcataattgaaaaaaaaaaaaaaaaacttgaACAAGGTGTAAATCCAGAAATTCAAGGAAAAATATCCGACAACACATTAACAGATGAACAAAACAATAATGCACCAATTACAATGCGTGAAAtgaaatttaaaaaaaaaaataaaagtagaCAAAGCTATTTAAGTAATAGAACAGATGATAGAAAATTGGAAATCGATttacaaaatgaaaatggaGGGGCAGGAGTATATTCGGTAGATATacgaaaaaattatagcatagatgaagaatataaatatgatgtTATTccagaaatatataatggaaaaaatataagtgaTTTTATcgatataaatattgaacaaaaattattagaaTTAGAAAAGGAAGAAGAAATGATGTTTGATAATGATGTTCAAATTGATCCATTATGGTTTAAGACGAAAAAGgtattagaaaaaatggctatgaaattaaaagaattaaaattaaatgcaaaattaaatgaagaaaaacaaCCTATATATCACAAACGAAATAAAACAGTTGAAGAAATAGAAAAGAAATTAgatgaattaaatattgACAAGAAAAAAGTACTTAAAAGCATGACTGAAAAATCGAGGAAATCCACAATTAAATCAATCAAAAAAGataaagttaaaaaatttatatctaaaaggaaacaaattaaagatgatatatataatgatcCAACACAAAAATCGAAAATATATCTAAGCACATCAACCGAATTACAGAGAAAGAAagcatataaattaaataaagttGCTTATAGAAAAATCGAAAAAGGAACAAAAGGAGAGGCAGATCGATCTATTCCTTCCAAAAAACCAAGACATCTATTTTCAGGAAAAAGACCAATAGGAAAAACATCAAGAAGATAA
- a CDS encoding 6-cysteine protein P12, putative, whose protein sequence is MVQIKKNILIYTILSYLVYTIKGLEHQCDFNENHTIEITDTENHDIDNQCVLKPNTFDKVSIICGSKTINYKLYPENCFESVYDSPTSTTSKPLNEILPGAVNLTINNDQESGNKIVSMRIPPNFEENKVIYCYCDNRKNDASYSRKIYEQDIKNLGTVKIIMPVMEKKIDGCDFKKEESEIFTKGININSSEYNNVNDIFCTVEAEPNKLIGFRCPNNYEISPPDCFINAYNFEGKTEYIKNKITLNSLIMDSHKNIYYSKVPSTVYGNPNFFCMCVKDNKKLIAHFNFVSSPKYKPWDKYISQSYVNSNSNYYEKTTSILIVLFFIFSYFML, encoded by the coding sequence atggtgcaaatcaaaaaaaacattttaatatatactatattaTCCTACTTAGTGTACACAATTAAAGGGCTTGAACATCAATGTGATTTTAATGAAAACCATACTATAGAAATAACAGATACTGAAAATCACGATATAGATAACCAATGTGTATTAAAACCAAATACGTTTGATAAAGTTAGTATAATATGTGGAtcaaaaacaataaattataaactATATCCAGAAAATTGTTTTGAAAGTGTATATGATAGTCCAACATCAACTACTTCAAAACcattaaatgaaatattaccAGGTGCTGTAAATCTAACTATTAATAATGACCAAGAATcaggaaataaaatagtttCAATGCGAATACCACCAAAttttgaagaaaataaagtaatatattgttattgtgataatagaaaaaatgatgCATCATATTCTagaaaaatttatgaacaagacataaaaaatttgggtacagttaaaataataatgcctgtaatggaaaaaaaaattgatggatgtgattttaaaaaagaagaatctgaaatatttacaaaaggtattaatattaacagttcagaatataataatgtaaatgatattttttgtacTGTCGAAGCGGAACCAAATAAATTGATTGGTTTTAGATGCccaaataattatgaaatttCACCTCCTGACTGTTTTATTAATgcttataattttgaagGAAAAAcagaatatataaaaaataaaataacgtTAAATTCATTAATAATGGATAGTcataaaaacatttattattcaaaGGTACCAAGTACGGTTTATGGAAATCCTAACTTTTTCTGTATGTGTGTAAAAGACAATAAAAAACTTATAGCACATTTTAACTTTGTTTCATCTCCAAAATACAAACCATgggataaatatatcagtCAATCGTATGTGAATAGTAATTCAAactattatgaaaaaaccACATCTATTCttattgtattattttttattttttcgtattttatgttataa
- a CDS encoding rhoptry protein ROP14, putative, with product MDDDFRDPTKLMINSKEIDKVKAFAKIKNSINNIFKQIFCNDNNNSYIYKVKDIESTFWCSQIIYTRIVLLACFFSFVVSWKQNAALIGENGLTPAKEFVENIFEELKNSDLWTKIQNFHSLFWFIPTTDFAINLLAILGMILSAGALLFNYINVVSVLLIYIFLQSIYSIGNVWFNYVFEIELLELVFLCLFIVPLNKNPLKSQYSTTFLIKYVCRFFVFKVLIGTSLIRFRNTNIWGKLEGKYYLYETQPLPTIISYFFHTYKFLSKCDNLFCILCECVFSFFLLFPIRSFRIIGGTLIFFYCILNFINQNSYLFYFLLLAPLMYCFDDKILLHFFFKSKKNKIINVIIDKIKNKHKSRRYFKTFDIFYFMGMTEDEIYNMYDSYFNINYINSQNGLNTTQKNNIENSDDDEEDEKESGEYDYNDDEKVFLKYGNSQKNDIYFNKKNKNNNSFFQDIKKDIYNIYNWIFKQKGLSYILISYNISKDVFINIVGSLVIFLFNCIAVCLIKIYNNIDLYEDKVIIVISILFITYFSLLLIYSLYLFLFTKNYIAHFISQMSLLLSTLLIYSYKIFPDGFTDKYYSSLFLFQLLCLLILSVFYLNNKKFIYKYLSQYCYLILFTHFIYSFLQNILSPNQIMNKAINNFEFMNIYGSFGQINKTRHEIIIQGTNTKEINNNTIWENIEFNCKPDNNIKSLCFPVKFVYGFIPIIYIDRLDWHFSSLAYQNDKNILEYKWFKTFLVKLSQNDKQINSLLYKNPFNSNDNNNLETTISLKVLNAVYKFSHKKGPEWWNVSSSDTIVEPKDIPSEELDTKSKKKKKSTASLIFFDNKYNDSIGNQEKKNNSKKETNYMLRQNNRDTQTKFQKATETNNDEKKKKNYSTKIKENNQNNNQKFLASQINKQIRGHILLPQISKNNVYLKNDTMVNKINNILNQYSPSLLKIQTASEFYDPIKNIKYYDHSGKFGNKKYKFYKPNVEKNTIEENVNYFKEKLSDKNFEITDTLKKTIDNAINSSYDSFDSLNYYSDKINKLGMLENYNNQNKLIPNYIFQENTLINQPQNNGNDDGVYLIEAISENIGEDDTQKNF from the exons atggatGATGACTTTAGAGACCCAACCAAGCTTATGATTAACAGTAAAGAAATAGATAAAGTTAAAGCATTTgctaaaataaaaaatagtataaacaatattttcaaacaaatattttgcaatgataataataattcttatatatataaagtaaAGGACATTGAATCAACATTTTGGTGTTCGCAAATt ATATATACTCGAATAGTGTTATTGgcttgttttttttcctttgtTGTTTCATGGAAACAG AATGCGGCTTTAATAGGAGAAAATGGATTAACTCCAGCAAAGGAATTTGTAGAAAACATATttgaagaattaaaaaactCTGATTTATGGACAAAAATCCAAAATTTTCATTCCCTTTTTTGGTTTATTCCAACAACCGATTTTGCGATAAATTTGTTGGCAATTTTag GAATGATATTAAGTGCAGGGGCTCTATTattcaattatataaacGTAGTTAGTGTATtgttgatatatatatttctacaAAGCATTTATAGCATAGGGAATGTGTGGTTTAATTATGTATTTGAAATCGAGCTATTAGAATTAGTTTTtctttgtttatttatagtcccattaaataaaaatcctTTGAAAAGCCAATATTCAacaacatttttaataaagtATGTCTGCcgtttttttgtttttaaagtTTTAATAGGAACTAGTTTAATCAGATTTAGAAATACTAATATATGGGGGAAATTAGAAgggaaatattatttatatgaaacTCAACCATTACCAACAATAATATCTTATTTCTttcatacatataaatttttgaGCAAATGtgataatttattttgtatattatgTGAATgtgtattttcattttttcttttatttccaaTAAGATCGTTTCGAATAATAGGAGGtacattaatatttttttattgtattcttaattttataaatcaaaattcttatcttttttattttctactTTTAGCACCATTGATGTATTGTTttgatgataaaatattattacatttttttttcaaatcgaaaaaaaataaaataataaatgttatTATAGACAAAATTAAGAATAAACACAAAAGTAGACGATACTTTAAAAcctttgatattttttattttatgggAATGACTGAggatgaaatatataacatgtacgattcatattttaatataaattatataaatagcCAAAATGGATTAAATAcaacacaaaaaaataatattgaaaattcTGATGATGATGAAGAAGATGAGAAAGAAAGTGGGGAATATGATTATAATGATGACGAAaaagtatttttaaaatatggtaattcacaaaaaaatgatatttattttaataaaaaaaataaaaataataatagtttttttcaagatataaaaaaagatatatataatatttacaaCTGGATATTCAAACAAAAGGGTTtaagttatatattaataagctataatatttctaaagacgtttttattaatattgtcGGATCtttagttatttttttatttaattgtaTAGCTGTGTGTTtgatcaaaatatataataatattgatttGTATGAAGATAAAGTTATAATTGTTATCTCTATACTGTTCATAACTTATTTCAGTcttttgttaatttattcattatatttattcttatttacaaaaaattatatagcCCATTTTATAAGCCAAATGAgcttattattatcaacattattgatttattcatataaaatatttccaGATGGTTTTACagataaatattattcatcTTTGTTTCTATTTCAGTTATTATGTTTACTTATATTATCtgtgttttatttaaacaataaaaaatttatatataaatacttATCACAATATTGTtatcttattttatttacacattttatttattcatttctacaaaatattttatccCCTAATCAAATCATGAATAAAGCCATAAACAATTTTGagtttatgaatatatatggatCCTTTggtcaaataaataaaacaagacatgaaataattatacaaGGAACTAATacaaaagaaataaataataacacaATATGGGAAAATATTGAATTTAATTGTAAAcctgataataatataaaaagtttaTGTTTCCCtgttaaatttgtttatgGGTTCATacctattatatatattgatagACTAGATTGGCATTTTAGTTCATTGGCATatcaaaatgataaaaatattttagaatataaatggtttaaaacatttttagtTAAATTATCACAAAAtgataaacaaattaattcTTTACTTTACAAAAATCCATTTAATTccaatgataataataatttagaaactacaatttctttaaaagttttaaatgcagtatataaattttctcACAAAAAAGGACCTGAATGGTGGAACGTATCTTCTTCTGATACAATAGTTGAACCCAAAGATATTCCATCTGAGGAATTAGACacaaaaagtaaaaaaaaaaaaaaatctaCAGCTAGCTTAATATTCTTTgataacaaatataatgacAGTATAGGAAatcaagaaaaaaaaaataattcaaaaaaagaaacGAATTATATGTTACGCCAAAATAATCGAGATACACAAACAAAATTTCAAAAAGCGACAGAAacaaataatgatgaaaaaaaaaaaaaaaattactcaaccaaaataaaggaaaacaaccaaaataataatcaaaaatttttagctagccaaataaataaacaaataagaggacatatattattaccacaaatttctaaaaataatgtgtatttaaaaaatgacacaatggttaataaaataaataatattttgaatcAGTATTCACCTAGTTTGCTAAAAATACAAACAGCTAGCGAATTTTACGACcctataaaaaatataaaatattatgaccATTCAGGTAAatttggaaataaaaaatacaaattttataaaccaaatgtagaaaaaaatacaatagaagaaaatgtaaattattttaaagaaaaattaagtgataaaaattttgaaataacagatacattaaaaaaaacaatagaCAATGCTATTAATAGCTCTTATGATAGTTTTGATTCcttgaattattattcagataaaataaataagttgGGTATGTTGGAAAATTAcaataatcaaaataaattaattccgaattatatttttcaagaAAATACTCTTATAAACCAGCCTCAAAATAATGGAAATGATGATGGAGTTTACTTAATTGAAGCTATTTCGGAAAATATTGGTGAAGATgatacacaaaaaaatttttga